The Eptesicus fuscus isolate TK198812 chromosome 16, DD_ASM_mEF_20220401, whole genome shotgun sequence DNA window GATCCCACATGGCATTAAGTTGTCACATCCCTAGTCTCCTCCAGGCTGTAATACTTCCTGCCTTTCGTTGCCTTTTATGACTCGGACACTTTGTAGGATATCTCTCAGTCTGGGTTTGTCtgatgcaggggtcctcaaactttttaaacaggggaccagttcactgtccctcagaccgttggagggccagactatagttttaaaaaaaactatgaacaaattcctatgcacactgcacatatcttattttgaagtaaaaaaacaaaacgggccctggccagttttgctcagtggatagagcgtcggcctgcggactgaaagatcccaggttcgattccggtcacgggcatgtaccttggttgcgggcacagccccagtgggaggtgtgcaggaggcagctgatcgatgtttctctctcatcgatgtttctgactctcccttcctctctgtaaaaaatcaataaaatatattaaaaaaaaaaaaaaaaaaacggcaaaaacatccgcatgtggcccgcgggccatagtttgaggacgcctggtccgATGTTTCCTCATGATTCTGAAATTTTAGCAAGAATACCACAGAAGCGCTCCTGTGCCCTCAGTACATGGTGTCAGGAGATGCATGATGTCACTCTATGTCCCTGGTGTTGATGTCAACTTGGATCACTTGGCGAAACTGGTGTctgccaggctgccccacgctgACGTTACTATTTTCCCTCTGTGAGTAATAAATATGCTGAGGGGTGTTATTTGATTTCAGCTGACTAAATTGTCATTAGCATTTGGAAAGACTGTTAGGGCTGGCACAGAGAAGGAATGAACAACACTCTTACACATGTGGGCCGTGATACATACATACGgctttttctaagttttctaacAACACCTAGAAGCGGGAAAAGCCAGGGTGGCAAGAGAGGAAAACAGGTGAAGTTTCCCATCAGTGTGGCCCGCCCTGGATGTGACCCGCCCTCCACCACTGCTCACAGCCAGGCAGGCAAAGAGGTGGCAGCAGCGAAGCCTCCTTCCCGCTTACCTGCACACGCTTTCCTGTCCTCCTTCAAAGCGTAACCTTCGTGGCACTCACAGTGGTAAGAGCCAGCTCTGTCGTTCACACAGATGTGCTCACAACCGTGAGTGTTCAGAGCACACTTATCGATGGCTATCGAAAATGATCAGGACACGTGTGAACACATGGAAGCGTGAATCAATAATTATAGACCATACACAgatgcatgcgcacacacacacatgcacacacacatgcacatgcacgtgcacacacacacacacacacacacacacacacacacagctgtgggCAGCTCGGCACAACAGGGAGGCTACGGGGCTGGAAGCTGGGAACCGACTTTCTGGTCTCGGCTCTTTACTCACAGACCCCATGCATGGGTAAGTCTCCCTTCTTTGCGTCTTAAttcattatctttaaaataagtaaGTTGAATTAAATGATCTCTAAGTTTTCTTCCCCTCAAACACTTTTTTTCCAGGACTTAAGTGGGCCTAGATCCCATTCTTCATGGACTGTGTGTGAGTATTCCCATTCCACATGAGTGAGGACCTCTCTACGCTTTCTTCTAGATCCCATGAGCATCCATggccacagagaggaaagggtagCTTCTCATGTAATTAAATCAAATCCACGAAAAATTCCAAACCCTCCAAAGGACCAAGAATTTTGTACCATAATAGGCTGATTTATGTATCACctcacttttcttctccttttccttctgatAAACAACAATACACATCAGCCAAAAGTCAATTAGGAGAAGAGCTCAAGGCCAGGCCAAAAGCTGGAGAGTAGGTCCCCGAATCTAAGTCCCATTCAGCCCTCCTCGGGGATGCAGGCCTCACCTGAGCACGTCTTCTTATCGGCGTTCAAGGAATACCCTTGGCTGCACTCACAGTGGTGCTTGCCGTTCCCGTCACTGACGCACACGTGCTGGCACCCGTGTGTGCCGAGCATGCAGGGGTCCACTGCTGTGCAAACGAAGTGGACGACCGTCAGTTGACGACAGACACGTAAACATTTCAGGTACTTTCTCCCGTGTCAAAAGGACATCGCTCTCTGGTTTCTTTCCGATTCTATCTTTAGTTCACTGTCAATTTTGACTATTTGTTTCTGCCCTGGCTAGAAATACCATCCTTAGACTAGTCATGTTACTAATTTTAAATCACAGATCTTATTGTTAActttctggaggaggagggggaagaggaggaggaggaggaggaggaggaggaggagaaggaggagaaggaggaggaggaggaggaggaggaggaggaggaggaggaggaggaagaggaggaggggaagcaagaggaggagaaggaggaggaggaggaagaggaggagaaggaggaggaggagaaagaggaggaggaggaggaggaggaggaggaggaggaggaggagaaggaggaggaggaggaggaggaggaggaggaggaggaggaggaggagaaggaggaggaggaggaggagggggaggaggaggaggaggaggagaaagaggaggaggaggaggaggaggaggaggaggaggaggaggaggaggagaagaacaaggaggaagaggaggaggaggaggaggaggaggaggagaaggaggaggaggaggaggagaaggaggaggaggaggaggaggaggaggaggagaaggagaaggaggagaaggaggaggaggaggaggaggaggaggaggaggaggaggaaaaggaggaggaggaggaggaggaggaggaggaggaggaggaggagaaggaggatgaggagaaggaggaggaggaaggagaaggagaaagaggaggaagaggaggaagaggaggaggagaaggaggaggaggagaaggaggaggaggaggagaaggaggaggagaaggaggaggaggaggaggagaaggaggaggaggaggaggaggaggaggaggaggaggaggagaaggaggaggaggaaggagaaggagaaagaggaggaagaggaggaagaggaggaggagaaggaggaggaggagaaggaggaggaggaagagaaggaggaggaggaaggaggaggaggaaggagaaggagaaagaggaggaagaggaggaagaggaggaggagaaggaggaggaggagaaggaggaggaggatgaagaaggaggaagaaggaggaggaggaggagggagaagaggaggaggaggaggaagagaagaggaggaggaggaagaagaggaggaaggaggaggaggaggaggaagaggaagaggaggaggaggaggaggaggaagtaggaggaggaggaggaggaggatgaaggaggaggaggaaggaggaggaggaggaggaggaggaagaggaggaggaggaggaagaggaggagaaggagaaggagaaggagaaggagaaggagaaggagaaggagaaggaggaggaggaggaggaggagaaggaggagaaggaggaagaggaggagaaggaggaggaggaggagaaggaggaggaggaggaggaggagaaggagaaggaggaggaggaggaggaggagaaggagaaggaggaggaggaggaggaggaggaggaggaggaggaaagaaagagagaattcttATGGGTCAGGCAATTGGATATTCATTCAATGTATCCACCTACCcatgaaaaaatacttttgttttcccaaagCCAGAAATGGGGAAGACAATCGTGTATTTCCTGAAGGTCTATAAGCTAATTGTCCCATTGCAGCTGGAATCTGGTTTCTGGGGTTCTATAGTGTGTGTCCAAACAGAATTCACACACAGGTGCGTTCCTCTAGGCCTAGAACTCGCTCACACTTGGGCATATATGAACTTACAATGGGGAATGGCAGTGCAGGTAACTGCCTTCTGAATAGGCAGCAAACTTAAACATACGCAACTTCAGGGCCTCCGATATCAGGAAGGAGAATAAACTCAATCGCTCTAACACAaacaggtaaaaagaaaaaaaaagaaaagaaactcaacTATATTAGCTAAACTGCATCTCCATCTTTTCCCTTCTAGAGCCGTTTATATCTCATTGGCTTTTTTTCCTGGTGAGAGGTTTTGAACGAAGACACAATGAATTTAGTCATTTCTGtaggagggggctggagcccctggggcaggtAACCAGCCTCCACTGCGTTGGCAACGGGACAAGCCTAATATTTTCCCAAGAAGAGCCTTTTCATGGGATGATCTTTCTGGTCCGTGAACTACAACAAGCTGCTTTTGCTCCTCAGTCTTTTTCCCCCAGAACAAGCGGGTCTTTTGTACCAGAAGGAAAAGATTGCCACTCACCGCTTATTACTTCATGGCCTTCAAGCCCAACCCCAGGTGCTggttttgagagccaactttgcCACAGACCAACGTCTCTATGGCAGGCTCTCACCCACAAGCACGGGGGGTCTTCCTGGGAGAAAGACAGCCATTTTCCTTTGGGAAAACCAATGAATGCCAAGCAGATGCCACCAAAACCAACGACAGCTTGTGAGAGCCCAGTGTCCTGGGACAGGAAAGACAAGGGGATCCCAGCCAGGTCTGGCTGAGGTGAGGCCAAGCTCTGCTCCAGACCACGCTTCATCTCCCATTTCCTGACAGACTGGCGATTGCTGACTTTCCCTTTGTTTAGATATAGAGTCTCCTTGAAATACACGGTTGTAACTATTACTTCACTGGTTTGTCTCATCCCCTCCGCCAAATTACTGCTTAACGGTAGGGAGGGACACATTTCATCTTTGTGTCATCGGTGGTCAATAAATGCATGTTAAACAAATAAGTGTGGGATAGATTATACAGCAAAAagtatctacattttaaaattcaccttAACCAGAAATCTGTCTACGCCTGCTTGGAGACTTCCATAGAGGGCTTCAAAAGATTATCtccaaatgacaaaaaaaaataataataataataataaagcatgatgatagatatagatgatagatagattataAGAAAAGTAAGTttaacaataaagtaaaaaatatagtataagTCCCACATTCATAATTCTGATCAGTGACTAATAATAAACTCCAGCCTCGAATGGATTCAGATTCATGAATTTGGCTAATTCATGCTAAAAATTCCAATTTCAAGCTCCATCCTAAAGGAAGAAATGAGGAGGACAAtaggacttaaaaaaacaaacaagccctggccggtttggctcagtggatagagcgtcggcctgtggactgaaaggtcccgggttcgattccggtcaagggccatacctcggttgtaggctcctggccttggtcaggggcatgtgggaggcaaccaattgatgtgtctctctcacatcggtgtctctttctgtctctccctctcccttccactctctctaaaaatcagtggaaaaaatatcctcagacgaagatttaaaaataaaataaaataaatttaaaaaacggttattattgaaagtattgcagatgttccttaaaaagcaaaaaacaaggcCTGCTCCTTCTTCCTGTGAAGTGAGCTGAAATCCCGGTCCCCCTGATTCCTGACCCTGTCCCTCCATGAAGAATAGGCGGAGAAAGAAGGGAAGCTCAGAGCTGGCGCATCACTGGAtgtccactctgcctgccagttgTGCTGAAgcaggctgcccggcccctgCATGGACACACGCCGGCCCTGTCTTCTGCAGGAACAAGAGGAGTTCTGTGAACTCTAGACGTGGGTAAACTGGAGAAAATAGCGGGGGaaatgcaggggtgggcaggagggaggagagcagtcttgtgtgttttatttttattttcctctgaccCCATCAGGGAACAGCACGATCATTTATCCAGGATTATTTCCAGACCTTCCCATTTCTAATGCAAACATGGAGATTTCAGGAGCAATCCAAGTTATAGAGAAGGCAGCTCTATATTCCTAAACCAACCAAGTGTGTTTacgttggtaaaaaaaaaaaaaaaaagacacaaaaagcaTTGCTTCTATTTACGTTTTCCATAAaatttccaccaaaaaaaaaaagaaaaagaaaactgaaagaatccttttttttcttctgcttcataATGTTGGACTATAGCATCCTTGCTGGTTGCAAAGACTTACCGCAAAAGGTTTCCTGGAACCGAGAGGAAAGTTTCTCAATGACCCCGTAGGTCTCCACGTAGAACACGTGCTCGTCCAGGGGTTCGCTGGCCATCATCCGGAGCGACTCCCGGTCGGCCCGGTCCACACCCACCGCGTAGAGCTCAatgcccgccgcccgcgcccgggCCGCCACCTCGTTCACCTGGTCCTGGGGCCGCCCGTCCGTCACGATGATGGCTACCTTGGGGATGTGGGAGCCGGGCCCCCGGGCTCCTGCCTCCACCGTGAAGGCTTTCTCCATGGCCGTCTGGATGGCCAGGCCCGACATGGTGCCCGTGGACAAGGGTGCGATCCGCCCCACGGCCTGCTTCAGGGATTTCTTATCCGAGTGGGTCTGGAGGTGGAACTCGATGTTCACGGTGCTCGCATAGTTCACCACTGCCACCCGCGTGTCCGCCGGCCCGATGTCCAGGGTGTCGATGATCCGGGACACAAAGGTTTTCACTTTGGTGAACTCCAAGGGCCGCACGCTACGAGAACTGTCGATGATAAACACCAAGTCCAGTGGCCTGCTCTTGCAAAAGCCTGCGAGGAAGGTGTGGGGAACAGAAGTGACTAAGCAGCGATCTGACCACAGTCAGAAGCGGGGCAATTCCTCACCCCCAGGATGCTCCGAGACTGGAGGTCAGACAAGgcagcctcccctacctcccaaTGGCCCGCTGTCTGCTATCACCCCCAAGACCATCTCCCTTTGGGTGTTGACAGCCCGTAGGCCTTCCGAATCCCCTGATGAGAATTCACACGAGGCTGTGAATTACGTAATTTAATTTTCCTGATAGGGAAGTTGATGCTACTCTAAGGCTATCTACCCCAATATCTCACCTGCAGGCTGGCTGAGCCCTTAAATTTCACTTAGAACCTCATCCCTTTGCTTCAAGTTTTGTACTCAAGGTTCCTCTTGACTCCCAGGAATGAGTGGATTCCAGACCCTTCCTGGGCGCCGTGGCTATCTGAGGCAATGGGGCAAATGTCCCTGAACAGGGTGCAAGGTCAACTGTCCGGGCAGCCGCATTGCACGCCACCCTGCCCACTTCCCTGGGGTGAACACTGCTCCAGAGTAGCCCTAAGTCTccctctagctcagtggtcggcaaactcattagtcaacagagacaaatatcaacagtacaacgattgaaatttcttttgagagccacattttttaaacttaaacttcttctaatgccacttcttcaaaatagactcgcccaggccgtggtattttgtggaagagccacactcaaggggccaaagagccgcatgtggctcgcgagccgcagtttgctgaccacggctctagctGGTCATTAATTCATGGTTAGTGAACTCAAGGGCCCAACTAGCCCGAGCTACGTTGAAAGTAGAAAGAGGGATGACAACTTCGTCTGATTGAGGCATGTTAACTGCACTTCCCACTCGGTGGGTGTTTCTTGTTTAAAGAAGCAGAGATTGGGATTTGGTACCAATCCCACGTCCCCATCAAACTCTTAGTCACCTCtctttcattgtttctttcaccAACGTTTTtttgagggtggggagaggaaacaCTTCCCCACTGCTCCCCAATCCCCCCAGGGCAGTGGCGGCCACTGGCTGCTGGGCCTAATCTAGGTCAGGAGGCTTAGAGAGAAGCCAGTTATTAAATGTCTTTTTCCAAGTCATTCCTCCTtttctcccaacacacacacacacacacacacacacaaacacacacactcatcacacacacacacacatacacacacaccgaGTCCTAAATGGAAATAAGATCCCTGGGCATTAATTGTCAAtcaaagttctttcctttcctAATAGGGGCTGGAAGTTGATGCTACTCGAAGGCAATCTACTCAAGTGAGTAGGGAAAAGGTAGATTCAAAATAAATCCCTAGGCTAAGCATGGGACAGGAATTATATAAccctatagtttaaaaaaaaaaaaaaaccctgaaaattaTCCTTTTGGTTTTATCCTGCTGCCTGGAGGTATtcgattaagaaaataataatatcctACCATCAATAACACTTTAGAGATCACAGGGTACCAACACAACAGTCGGAGGTGCAGAGGTTGcttttatacccattttacagacaagaagcCTGGGTCTCG harbors:
- the MATN3 gene encoding matrilin-3, which translates into the protein MRRIPSGLLLLLPLLLLLPSPAAPTVPAPLARPGFQTRGTHGPGGSPGRRLAPGVPPRAPSSGAGQPGGAGAAGFCKSRPLDLVFIIDSSRSVRPLEFTKVKTFVSRIIDTLDIGPADTRVAVVNYASTVNIEFHLQTHSDKKSLKQAVGRIAPLSTGTMSGLAIQTAMEKAFTVEAGARGPGSHIPKVAIIVTDGRPQDQVNEVAARARAAGIELYAVGVDRADRESLRMMASEPLDEHVFYVETYGVIEKLSSRFQETFCAVDPCMLGTHGCQHVCVSDGNGKHHCECSQGYSLNADKKTCSAIDKCALNTHGCEHICVNDRAGSYHCECHEGYALKEDRKACAAQDRCALGTHGCQHICVNDRAGSHHCECYEGYALNQDNKTCSVRDKCALGSHGCQHICVSDGAASYHCDCHTGFTLNEDKKTCSAIQEAARLVSIKDACGCEATLTFQNKVVSYLQRLNTKIDGILEKLQANEYGQIHH